A stretch of the Oxyura jamaicensis isolate SHBP4307 breed ruddy duck chromosome 4, BPBGC_Ojam_1.0, whole genome shotgun sequence genome encodes the following:
- the GPR174 gene encoding probable G-protein coupled receptor 174 encodes MENSSTCSNSTNLKPYYAATYTFILVPGLIGNVLALWVFYGYMKETKRAVIFMINLAIADLSQVLSLPLRIFYYLTGTWEFGSGLCMLCFYLKYVNMYASIYFLVCISVRRLLFLMYPFRFSDCKRICDVYISIAGWIVVCIGCLPFPLLRSEEAKIANKCFVDLPVREVDLPTATAMMTLGELVGFITPLFIIVYCSWKTILSLKEKNVASPDLGEKKKALKMILTCALVFLICFVPYHISFPLDFFVKTKKIKNCHVQEVISLFHAVALCLASLNSCVDPILYYFTTDEFRRRLSRQELQDSVQLHSHGCSKKHSQATLQEEATDC; translated from the coding sequence ATGGAGAACAGCTCAACCTGCTCCAATAGCACCAACCTCAAGCCCTACTATGCAGCTACATACACTTTCATCCTCGTCCCTGGACTAATAGGAAATGTATTGGCTTTGTGGGTCTTTTACGGGTACATGAAAGAGACTAAACGGGCCGTAATATTTATGATCAATTTAGCCATCGCTGACTTATCGCAGGTTTTATCCTTGCCTCTGAGGATTTTCTACTACTTGACCGGGACGTGGGAGTTTGGATCAGGCCTCTGCATGCTGTGTTTCTACCTGAAGTATGTCAATATGTACGCCAGCATCTACTTCTTGGTTTGCATCAGCGTGAGGCGGCTTTTGTTTCTTATGTACCCATTCAGGTTCAGCGACTGCAAACGCATTTGTGATGTGTACATCAGCATAGCTGGGTGGATCGTGGTCTGCATTGGCTGTTTGCCTTTCCCTCTGCTGAGAAGCGAAGAAGCAAAAATTGCAAACAAGTGCTTTGTGGACCTCCCCGTACGGGAAGTTGACCTTCCCACCGCCACTGCAATGATGACGCTAGGTGAATTGGTGGGATTCATAACACCCCTTTTTATCATCGTATACTGCTCGTGGAAGACTATCttatcattaaaagaaaaaaatgtcgCTTCGCCTGatcttggagagaaaaaaaaggctttgaagaTGATTCTCACCTGCGCTCTGGTATTTCTGATTTGCTTTGTGCCTTATCATATCAGCTTTCCACTGGATTTCTTTGTCAAAACCAAGAAGATTAAAAACTGCCACGTCCAGGAGGTGATCTCCCTGTTTCACGCCGTAGCCTTGTGCCTTGCCAGCCTCAACTCCTGCGTGGACCCCATCCTCTACTACTTCACTACGGACGAGTTCCGGAGGCGGCTGTCccggcaggagctgcaggacagcGTGCAGCTGCACAGCCATGGCTGCAGCAAGAAGCACTCCCAGGCCACGCTGCAGGAGGAGGCCACCGACTGCTAG